Proteins from one Mycteria americana isolate JAX WOST 10 ecotype Jacksonville Zoo and Gardens chromosome 1, USCA_MyAme_1.0, whole genome shotgun sequence genomic window:
- the ESD gene encoding S-formylglutathione hydrolase, translating into MALKQVSSNKCFEGFQKVFEHDSAELKCKMKFGIYLPPKAETGKCPVLYWLSGLTCTEQNFITKAGFHQAAAEHGLIVVAPDTSPRGCNIEGEDESWDFGTGAGFYVDATEDPWKTNYRMYSYIKDELPKLINANFPTDPERMSIFGHSMGGHGALILALKNPGKYKSVSAFAPICNPIQCQWGKKALGGYLGSDVSKWEAYDATQLVKSYPDSHLDILIDQGKDDQFLSAGQLLPDNFIAACTEQKIPVVFRLQQGYDHSYFFIATFINDHIKHHAKYLNA; encoded by the exons ATGGCACTGAAACAGGTTTCCAGCAACAAATGCTTTGAGGGTTTCCAGAAGGTGTTTGAACATGACAG TGCAGAgctaaaatgcaaaatgaaatttggaaTCTACTTGCCTCCAAAAGCAGAAACCGGAAAGTGTCCTGTGCTGTATTGGCTCTCAG gGTTAACTTGCACAGAACAGAATTTTATAACGAAAGCTGGTTTTCATCAAGCTGCAGCTGAACACGGCCTTATTGTAGTTGCACCAGACACAAGCCCAC GTGGCTGCAATATTGAAGGAGAAGATGAAAGCTGGGATTTTGGCACCGGTGCTGGTTTTTACGTGGATGCCACTGAAGATCCTTGGAAAACAAACTATAGGATGTATTCCTACATAAAGGATGAG CTGCCTAAACTAATAAATGCCAATTTTCCAACTGACCCTGAACGGATGTCTATTTTTGGGCATTCCATGGGAGGTCATGGAGCTCTTATTCTTGCCCTGAAGAATCCTGGGAAGTACAAA TCTGTATCGGCGTTTGCTCCTATCTGCAACCCAATTCAGTGTCAGTGGGGGAAGAAGGCCCTTGGTGGATATCTGGGATCAGATGTAAGCAAATGGGAG gCATATGATGCTACACAACTTGTGAAGTCCTATCCAGACTCTCACCTGGACATCTTGATTGATCAAGGCAAAGATGACCAGTTCCTATCCGCGGGCCAGTTATTGCCTGATAACTTCattgctgcctgcacagagcagaAAATCCCAGTAGTCTTTAGACTGCAGCAG GGTTACGATCACAGCTATTTTTTCATTGCTACATTTATTAATGACCACATCAAACACCATGCAAAATACCTCAATGCTTGA